From the Roseateles sp. XES5 genome, one window contains:
- a CDS encoding lipopolysaccharide biosynthesis protein produces MLPAGLRGKTEPLLRALTSDDPRNLAQRMALITFAIRVVSAAIAFVSQIILARVMGEFEYGIFVFVWALVVICGDLSCLGFHTTVVRFLPGYAGRSALAEIRGLTSTARVFAMLSSTALAVVGFLCLWFFHEAFADYYVVPLFIGLFCMPMIALGDVLDSTARAHSWALVALSPTYIIRPLLILVFMVLAVWLDRPHTAQTAMVAALAATYLTTVIQFASIVRRLGKRYIPGPRKLEFSLWIKAALPIFVIEGFGFLLTNSDVIVVGLFLDPESVAIYFAAAKTVALVHFVFFSVKAAAAPRFSALFSAGDRLALARFAGETVRWSFWPSLAVGLGVLALGHFLLSLFGPAFTAGHSLMAILLAGVLAKALVGPGEVLLTMSGEQRLCVMVYAIALAANIGLNITLIPLFGVTGAAIATASAMVVEAVLLHLAVRGKLSIILFAFANPVTAKLANGVDHHDR; encoded by the coding sequence TTGCTGCCAGCAGGTCTGCGCGGCAAGACGGAACCGCTTTTGCGCGCGCTCACCAGCGACGATCCGCGCAACCTCGCCCAGCGCATGGCGCTCATCACCTTCGCCATCCGCGTCGTCAGCGCTGCCATCGCCTTCGTGTCGCAGATCATTCTCGCCCGTGTGATGGGTGAATTCGAATACGGCATTTTCGTCTTCGTCTGGGCGCTGGTCGTCATCTGCGGCGATCTTTCCTGCCTCGGCTTCCACACCACCGTCGTGCGCTTCCTGCCGGGTTATGCCGGGCGCAGCGCCCTGGCGGAAATCCGGGGTCTCACCTCGACGGCCCGCGTCTTCGCGATGCTGTCCTCGACAGCGCTTGCCGTCGTCGGTTTCCTCTGCCTCTGGTTCTTCCACGAGGCCTTTGCCGACTACTATGTCGTCCCCCTGTTCATCGGCCTCTTCTGCATGCCGATGATCGCGCTCGGCGATGTGCTGGACAGCACGGCGCGCGCCCATAGCTGGGCGCTGGTGGCGCTCAGCCCCACCTATATCATCCGGCCGCTGCTCATTCTCGTCTTCATGGTGCTGGCCGTGTGGCTGGACAGGCCCCATACGGCGCAGACCGCTATGGTCGCGGCTCTTGCCGCCACCTATCTCACCACGGTCATACAGTTCGCCAGCATCGTGCGGCGGCTCGGCAAGCGCTACATTCCCGGTCCACGCAAGCTCGAATTCTCCCTGTGGATCAAGGCGGCGCTGCCGATCTTCGTCATCGAGGGTTTCGGCTTCCTGCTCACCAATTCCGACGTCATCGTCGTCGGCCTCTTCCTCGATCCCGAGAGCGTCGCGATCTATTTCGCCGCGGCCAAGACGGTGGCGCTGGTGCACTTCGTCTTCTTCTCGGTGAAGGCCGCTGCCGCCCCTCGCTTTTCGGCGCTGTTTTCTGCCGGCGACCGGCTGGCGCTCGCGCGCTTTGCCGGCGAGACCGTGCGCTGGAGCTTCTGGCCCTCGCTCGCCGTCGGGCTCGGCGTGCTGGCGCTCGGCCATTTCCTGCTGTCGCTCTTCGGCCCGGCCTTCACGGCGGGTCACAGCCTGATGGCGATCCTGCTGGCTGGCGTTCTCGCCAAGGCGCTGGTCGGCCCCGGCGAGGTGCTGCTTACCATGTCTGGCGAACAGCGGCTCTGCGTCATGGTCTATGCCATCGCGCTGGCCGCCAATATCGGCCTCAACATCACGCTCATTCCGCTCTTCGGCGTGACGGGTGCCGCAATCGCCACGGCCAGCGCCATGGTGGTGGAGGCCGTGCTTCTGCATCTTGCCGTGCGCGGCAAGCTTTCGATCATTCTCTTCGCCTTCGCCAATCCGGTGACGGCGAAACTTGCCAACGGGGTGGACCACCATGACCGATAG